Proteins co-encoded in one Lysobacter solisilvae genomic window:
- a CDS encoding FAD-binding oxidoreductase has protein sequence MPALPAALVRDLSALLGNAWLTDPSERLAYAYDNSRRQALPDAVALPSTAEHVLALVRACREHRVPLVARGRGTNTTGAAVPVAGGLVVSFERMQRIVAIRPGDRCAVVEPGVLNGDLQAALRPHGLFWPADPTSAAYSTIGGNLACNAGGPRAVKYGASRDNVLALTAVTGAGELVHCGSATTKGATGYDLQRLLVGSEGTLALIVEATLRLTPLPPQRRVLRAVYRDVASAAQAVARLMAQPVTPSMLEFMDAHCVALSRDVGGVDLPREAGALLMIEADGDAQTLAHAVETLMAVAGGDGLIAIDDAASAEAAERLWAARKALSPALRTLAPGKINEDVVVPVSRIPDLVEGVQALAAEFALPIVCFGHAGNGNLHVNLLFDPAQPDQAARAQAALAKVFELTLALGGTLSGEHGIGLAKREFMPQAIDAATLALMRQVKAAFDPDGILNPGKLLPDG, from the coding sequence ATGCCCGCCCTCCCCGCCGCACTGGTCCGCGACCTGTCCGCCCTGCTCGGGAATGCCTGGCTGACCGATCCCAGCGAACGGCTGGCCTACGCCTACGACAACTCGCGCCGACAGGCGCTCCCCGATGCGGTGGCCCTGCCATCGACGGCCGAGCACGTGCTCGCCCTGGTCCGCGCCTGCCGTGAACACCGGGTGCCGCTGGTGGCGCGCGGGCGCGGCACCAACACCACCGGGGCCGCGGTGCCGGTCGCGGGCGGACTGGTGGTGTCCTTCGAACGCATGCAGCGCATCGTGGCGATCCGTCCCGGCGACCGCTGCGCCGTCGTAGAGCCGGGCGTGCTCAACGGCGACCTGCAGGCCGCGCTGCGTCCGCACGGCCTGTTCTGGCCGGCCGATCCCACCAGCGCCGCGTACAGCACGATCGGCGGCAATCTCGCCTGCAACGCCGGTGGCCCGCGCGCGGTGAAATACGGCGCCAGCCGCGACAACGTGCTCGCGCTCACCGCCGTCACCGGCGCGGGCGAACTGGTCCACTGCGGCAGCGCGACGACGAAGGGCGCGACCGGTTACGACCTGCAGCGACTGCTGGTGGGCAGCGAGGGCACGCTGGCGCTGATCGTGGAAGCCACGCTTCGACTGACGCCGCTGCCGCCGCAGCGCCGCGTGCTGCGTGCCGTGTACCGCGATGTCGCCAGCGCCGCGCAGGCGGTGGCACGGCTGATGGCCCAACCGGTCACGCCCTCGATGCTGGAGTTCATGGATGCGCACTGCGTTGCGCTCAGCCGCGACGTCGGCGGCGTCGACCTGCCGCGCGAAGCCGGCGCCCTGCTGATGATCGAAGCCGACGGCGACGCGCAGACGCTTGCCCATGCCGTGGAAACGCTGATGGCGGTGGCCGGAGGCGATGGCCTGATCGCCATCGACGACGCGGCCTCTGCCGAGGCCGCCGAACGGCTGTGGGCCGCGCGCAAGGCCCTCTCTCCGGCGCTGCGCACGCTGGCGCCCGGCAAGATCAATGAAGACGTGGTGGTGCCGGTCTCGCGCATTCCCGACCTGGTCGAAGGGGTGCAGGCCCTGGCGGCGGAGTTTGCGTTGCCCATCGTCTGCTTCGGCCACGCCGGCAACGGCAACCTGCACGTGAATCTGCTGTTTGATCCGGCGCAGCCCGACCAGGCCGCGCGCGCGCAGGCGGCCCTGGCCAAGGTGTTCGAGCTCACCCTGGCGCTGGGCGGCACGCTGTCGGGCGAGCACGGCATCGGCCTCGCCAAGCGGGAATTCATGCCGCAGGCGATCGATGCGGCAACGCTGGCGCTGATGCGCCAGGTCAAGGCCGCGTTCGACCCCGACGGCATCCTCAATCCCGGCAAATTGTTGCCCGACGGCTAG
- a CDS encoding LysR family transcriptional regulator — MDRIECMRAFVEAVRANGFAAAARRLDVPRSKVSKQIQALEDMLGVQLLMRTTRSLHLTEAGAEYFEAAQDVLATLDDAEERARTGAGRLEGLLRVNAPVSFGTRVLGRLLPQFHALHPQVEVHVTLNDQLIDPVKGGFDVTIRIANLIDSTLAARRLMPAERVFVASPAYLRARGTPQVPDDLAQHAFLNYGLLQGSVTLPLTRHGRTARVQPVGPATADNGDLLAALAEGGMGITLLPRFIVQEALRSGALQVVLEDWKAPPIAVNALYAATRRLPQKTRRFIDFLGERLGDGEPPVP, encoded by the coding sequence ATGGACCGCATCGAATGCATGCGTGCTTTCGTCGAGGCGGTGCGCGCCAATGGCTTCGCGGCGGCGGCGCGCCGGCTGGATGTGCCGCGCTCCAAGGTGAGCAAGCAGATCCAGGCGCTGGAGGACATGCTGGGCGTGCAGTTGCTGATGCGCACCACGCGCAGCCTGCACCTCACCGAGGCGGGCGCGGAGTATTTCGAAGCGGCGCAGGACGTGCTGGCCACGCTCGACGATGCCGAGGAACGCGCCCGCACCGGCGCCGGCCGCCTCGAGGGGCTGCTGCGGGTGAACGCTCCGGTCTCTTTCGGAACCCGCGTGCTGGGCCGCCTGCTGCCGCAGTTCCATGCCTTGCACCCGCAGGTGGAAGTGCACGTGACGCTCAACGACCAGCTCATCGACCCGGTGAAGGGCGGTTTCGACGTCACCATCCGCATCGCCAACCTCATCGACTCCACGCTCGCCGCGCGGCGGCTGATGCCGGCCGAGCGGGTGTTCGTGGCCTCGCCGGCCTACCTGCGCGCGCGCGGCACCCCGCAGGTGCCCGACGACCTCGCCCAGCATGCCTTCCTCAACTACGGCCTCCTGCAGGGCAGCGTCACGTTGCCGCTGACCCGGCATGGCAGGACCGCTCGCGTGCAGCCGGTCGGCCCGGCCACGGCCGACAATGGCGACCTGCTTGCGGCGCTGGCGGAGGGCGGGATGGGCATCACCCTGCTGCCGCGCTTCATCGTCCAGGAGGCCTTGCGCAGTGGCGCGCTGCAGGTCGTGCTGGAGGACTGGAAGGCGCCTCCCATCGCGGTCAATGCCCTCTACGCCGCCACCCGCCGCCTGCCGCAGAAGACCCGCCGCTTCATCGACTTCCTCGGCGAGCGACTGGGCGACGGCGAGCCGCCGGTCCCCTGA
- a CDS encoding cytochrome c oxidase assembly factor Coa1 family protein, whose translation MDALATLQLGLAPAMASALVHSLWQLALLAAAAWLVLASMARSSASARHVVAMGFLVAMVAAPALTFLRFWQEPFWQGPGLVVDTGWLQAFTAPRQAAVDGGFVQESNPIAALFTIVWLAGVGLMLLRRFGGWRVVSSLERLPHQPLPADWQRRVDALRHSLRIGREVAVRLSADVVAPFTARLLRPVVWLPLTLLTRLPREQVEALIAHELAHVARMDWLWNGVQCVIEALLFFHPAAWWLGRRIRQEREHACDDLAVAASGNAIALAEALVTLERERHSIPQLVLAAQGGTLMQRITRLLTSPPVQGRSRTLAVFGIVLTAGALLAVQVFASGNWKPDLIVHASTDGALGPGDYREVSAHGVDGDRYYRASVDANGTLSEVYMKDQQRRPIDAGVRGWLAEVDRMSIAPPPPLPPLPPLPPGAPGAPPAPPAPPAPPDIADQPAFKSLMRQVAADPRVVARLGTPVVRASKQIDGNISISTDDSSKGDGDADLDFELAGPKGRASVHVEAELVDGVWSMAPIEIEDTR comes from the coding sequence ATGGACGCCCTGGCCACCCTGCAGCTTGGGCTGGCGCCGGCGATGGCCTCGGCGCTGGTGCATTCGCTGTGGCAGCTGGCGTTGCTGGCGGCGGCCGCGTGGCTGGTGCTGGCCTCGATGGCGCGTTCCAGTGCATCGGCACGCCATGTGGTCGCGATGGGTTTCCTTGTGGCGATGGTCGCGGCCCCCGCGCTCACCTTCCTGCGCTTCTGGCAGGAACCGTTCTGGCAGGGACCCGGGCTGGTCGTCGATACCGGCTGGCTGCAGGCGTTCACCGCGCCGCGGCAGGCGGCGGTGGACGGCGGCTTCGTGCAGGAGTCCAACCCCATCGCGGCGCTCTTCACCATCGTCTGGCTCGCCGGGGTCGGCCTGATGCTGCTGCGACGCTTCGGCGGCTGGCGCGTGGTCAGCTCGCTCGAGCGGCTGCCGCACCAGCCGCTGCCGGCGGACTGGCAGCGCCGCGTGGACGCGCTGCGCCATTCACTGCGCATCGGGCGCGAGGTCGCGGTGCGGCTGTCGGCCGATGTCGTCGCGCCGTTCACCGCGCGGCTGCTGCGTCCGGTGGTGTGGCTGCCGCTGACCCTGCTGACCCGGTTGCCGCGCGAACAGGTCGAAGCCCTGATCGCCCATGAACTGGCTCACGTCGCACGCATGGACTGGCTGTGGAACGGCGTGCAGTGCGTGATCGAAGCGCTGCTGTTCTTCCACCCCGCGGCCTGGTGGCTCGGCCGCCGCATCCGGCAGGAACGCGAGCACGCATGTGACGACCTGGCGGTGGCGGCGAGCGGGAACGCCATCGCCCTGGCCGAAGCGCTGGTGACACTCGAGCGCGAGCGGCATTCCATCCCGCAACTGGTCCTGGCTGCCCAAGGAGGCACGCTCATGCAACGCATCACCCGACTACTCACATCACCACCCGTGCAGGGTCGTTCGCGCACGCTGGCCGTCTTCGGCATCGTGCTCACGGCAGGCGCGCTGCTCGCCGTCCAGGTCTTCGCATCGGGCAACTGGAAGCCCGACCTGATCGTGCACGCCAGCACCGATGGCGCGCTGGGCCCGGGCGACTACCGCGAGGTGTCCGCCCATGGCGTCGACGGGGACCGCTACTACCGCGCGTCCGTCGATGCGAACGGAACGCTGAGCGAGGTCTACATGAAGGACCAGCAGCGCCGGCCGATCGATGCCGGTGTGCGCGGCTGGCTGGCCGAAGTGGACCGCATGAGCATTGCACCGCCGCCGCCGCTGCCGCCCCTGCCGCCGCTGCCGCCCGGCGCGCCGGGTGCGCCGCCCGCACCGCCCGCGCCACCCGCCCCGCCCGACATCGCCGACCAGCCCGCGTTCAAGTCGCTGATGCGGCAGGTCGCGGCCGACCCGCGCGTCGTCGCCAGGCTGGGCACGCCCGTGGTGCGCGCGTCCAAGCAGATCGATGGAAACATCTCCATCAGCACCGACGACTCGTCCAAGGGCGATGGCGACGCCGATCTCGACTTCGAACTCGCCGGTCCCAAGGGGCGCGCCAGCGTCCACGTCGAAGCCGAACTGGTCGACGGCGTGTGGTCGATGGCGCCGATCGAGATCGAAGACACGCGCTGA
- a CDS encoding BlaI/MecI/CopY family transcriptional regulator, which yields MTTPHPTEGELALLRVLWSGTAPMTVREVHAVLSRDKDTAYTTVLKMLTIMADKGLVRRDESERSHTYAAVLAEPVVQSNLLRDLMRRAFSGSALTLVQRAIDDNVATPEELDQISTLIAQAKARRKD from the coding sequence ATGACGACTCCCCATCCCACCGAAGGCGAACTGGCCCTCCTGCGCGTGCTGTGGTCCGGCACGGCGCCCATGACGGTGCGCGAGGTCCACGCCGTCCTCTCGCGCGACAAGGACACCGCCTACACGACGGTGCTCAAGATGCTCACGATCATGGCCGACAAGGGCCTGGTGCGCCGCGACGAGTCCGAGCGCAGCCACACCTACGCCGCGGTGCTGGCCGAGCCGGTGGTGCAGAGCAACCTGCTCAGGGACCTGATGCGCCGGGCGTTCTCGGGGTCGGCACTGACCCTGGTGCAGCGCGCGATCGACGACAACGTCGCCACGCCCGAGGAGCTGGACCAGATCTCCACGCTCATCGCCCAGGCCAAGGCCCGGCGGAAGGACTGA
- a CDS encoding NAD(P)-dependent alcohol dehydrogenase: MNTKAYGAHAGDKPLEPMDIQRRVPGAHDVQIEIAFCGVCHSDLHTVRSEWGGTRYPCVPGHEIVGHVTAVGPGVTAFKVGETVAVGCLVGSCKHCRACGEGLEQYCEVGFVGTYNGPTQDAPGHTLGGYSQRIVVDDQFVLKVRHPEAQLAAVAPLLCAGITTYSPLRHWKAGPGKKVGIVGIGGLGHMGIKLAHAMGAHTVAFTTSESKRQDARDLGADDVVISKDADQMKQHIGTFDFILNTVAASHDLDAFTRLLKRDGTMCLVGVPEHPHPAPNVAQLIFGRRAIAGSLIGGIAETQEMLDFCAERGIVSEIEMIPIQKIDEAYDRMQRSDVKYRFVIDNATLATG, from the coding sequence ATGAATACGAAAGCCTACGGTGCGCACGCCGGCGACAAGCCGCTGGAGCCGATGGACATCCAGCGCCGCGTACCGGGCGCCCACGACGTGCAGATCGAGATCGCGTTCTGCGGCGTCTGCCATTCGGACCTGCACACCGTCCGCTCGGAGTGGGGCGGCACGCGCTACCCCTGCGTGCCGGGCCACGAGATCGTCGGGCACGTCACCGCGGTCGGGCCCGGGGTCACGGCCTTCAAGGTGGGCGAGACCGTGGCGGTCGGCTGCCTGGTGGGCAGCTGCAAGCACTGCCGCGCCTGCGGCGAAGGCCTGGAGCAGTACTGCGAAGTCGGTTTCGTCGGCACCTACAACGGCCCCACGCAGGATGCTCCCGGGCACACGCTGGGTGGCTATTCGCAGCGCATCGTCGTGGACGACCAGTTCGTGCTGAAGGTGCGCCATCCCGAAGCCCAGCTCGCGGCCGTCGCGCCGCTGCTGTGTGCGGGCATCACCACGTATTCGCCGCTGCGCCACTGGAAAGCCGGTCCTGGCAAGAAGGTCGGCATCGTCGGCATCGGCGGCCTGGGGCACATGGGCATCAAGCTGGCGCACGCGATGGGGGCCCACACCGTGGCGTTCACCACCAGCGAGAGCAAGCGCCAGGACGCGCGCGACCTGGGCGCGGACGACGTCGTGATCTCCAAAGACGCCGACCAGATGAAGCAGCACATCGGCACCTTCGACTTCATCCTCAACACCGTGGCCGCCAGCCATGACCTGGATGCCTTCACCCGCCTGCTCAAGCGCGACGGCACGATGTGCCTGGTCGGCGTCCCGGAGCATCCGCATCCGGCCCCCAATGTGGCGCAGCTGATCTTCGGCCGTCGCGCGATCGCCGGCTCGCTGATCGGCGGCATCGCCGAAACCCAGGAGATGCTGGACTTCTGCGCCGAGCGCGGCATCGTGTCGGAGATCGAGATGATCCCGATCCAGAAGATCGACGAGGCCTACGACCGGATGCAGCGCAGCGACGTCAAATACCGGTTCGTGATCGACAACGCGACGCTGGCCACGGGCTGA
- a CDS encoding penicillin-binding protein activator, with translation MLQGAVLVTALAGCTTIERTTGTPSTQSRNAQVAQAADLVRQGAALTGAERAANDQQIDALLSQLDDATLQREAQALPAGDPLYNHAARVLLRRGLPLPRPLDRTAWNFNAGNRPPAEGDGYRPPVKLAVLLPLSGSLSAAAAPVRDGFLAGYYGESRRRPEVVFYDTAGTASGAVAAYDKAAAEGNDFVVGPLGRDEVSTLFQRGTLPVSMLALNRGNVAPPPGQAAFSLSPEDEGAAAADFLAERGAKRVLVIAADDDSQRRASAAFRARLAERGGVAETTSDTTVDLAPFAAKEGGIDGVFLATRGSTARALMPRLALAGLAGKPRVATSHLLSGTGKAADDRILDGIAFPAESWTSRSVRGLPTAGTAAGMLPNAKGGAARLFAFGFDAWLITAYLEHLAGATDGLQGATGVLSIDGQGYVQRTPAWSTFSAGTQVPLADADRR, from the coding sequence ATGCTCCAGGGGGCCGTGCTGGTGACCGCGCTCGCCGGCTGCACGACGATCGAACGCACGACAGGCACGCCGTCCACCCAGTCGCGCAACGCGCAGGTCGCCCAGGCCGCCGACCTGGTCCGCCAGGGCGCGGCGCTGACCGGCGCCGAACGCGCGGCCAACGACCAGCAGATCGATGCCCTGCTCTCCCAGCTCGACGACGCCACGCTGCAGCGCGAGGCGCAGGCGCTGCCGGCCGGCGACCCCCTCTACAACCACGCCGCCCGCGTGCTGCTGCGCCGCGGCCTGCCCTTGCCGCGTCCACTCGACCGCACCGCCTGGAACTTCAATGCCGGCAACCGCCCGCCCGCGGAAGGCGACGGCTACCGGCCGCCGGTGAAACTGGCCGTGCTGCTGCCACTGTCGGGCAGCCTGTCGGCGGCCGCCGCGCCGGTGCGCGACGGGTTCCTCGCCGGGTACTACGGCGAATCCCGCCGTCGCCCGGAAGTGGTCTTCTATGACACCGCCGGCACCGCCAGCGGCGCCGTCGCCGCCTACGACAAGGCCGCGGCCGAGGGCAACGACTTCGTGGTCGGGCCGCTGGGCCGCGACGAGGTGAGCACGCTGTTCCAGCGCGGCACCCTGCCGGTGTCCATGCTCGCCTTGAACCGTGGCAACGTCGCACCGCCGCCGGGCCAGGCCGCCTTCTCGCTGTCGCCCGAGGACGAAGGCGCCGCCGCGGCCGATTTCCTGGCCGAACGCGGCGCCAAGCGCGTGCTGGTGATCGCCGCCGACGATGACAGCCAGCGCCGCGCCTCGGCCGCCTTCCGCGCGCGCCTGGCCGAACGCGGCGGCGTGGCGGAGACGACCTCCGACACGACCGTCGACCTGGCGCCCTTCGCCGCGAAGGAAGGCGGTATCGATGGCGTCTTCCTGGCGACCCGCGGTTCGACCGCGCGTGCGCTGATGCCGCGCCTGGCGCTGGCGGGACTGGCCGGCAAGCCCCGCGTGGCCACCTCGCACCTGTTGTCGGGGACCGGCAAGGCCGCCGACGACCGCATCCTCGATGGCATCGCCTTCCCGGCCGAATCCTGGACCTCGCGCAGCGTGCGCGGCCTGCCCACCGCCGGCACCGCCGCGGGCATGCTGCCCAACGCCAAGGGCGGCGCCGCGCGCCTGTTCGCGTTCGGCTTCGACGCGTGGCTGATCACCGCCTATCTCGAGCACCTGGCGGGCGCGACCGACGGCCTCCAGGGCGCCACCGGCGTGCTGAGCATCGATGGGCAGGGCTACGTGCAGCGCACCCCGGCCTGGTCGACCTTCAGCGCCGGCACCCAGGTCCCGCTGGCGGACGCCGACCGCCGCTGA
- a CDS encoding pirin family protein, with translation MITLRRANERGHANHGWLDSWHSFSFANYFDPEHVQWGALRVINEDRVRAGAGFGQHGHRDMEIISYVLDGALAHEDSLGNRASIVPGEVQRMSAGTGVVHAEFNHDKANTTHFLQIWIVPSVTGVAPSYEQKSFADSDKRGRLRVVVSPDGRDGSVTIHQDALMLAGLFDGDEHARHEFAAGRLGYVHVVRGQVTVNGQALVAGDALRLQDETAITLDQGRDAEVLVFDLPPMPLH, from the coding sequence ATGATCACCCTGCGACGCGCCAACGAACGGGGCCATGCCAACCACGGCTGGCTCGACTCCTGGCACAGCTTTTCCTTCGCCAATTACTTCGACCCGGAGCACGTGCAATGGGGCGCCCTGCGCGTGATCAACGAGGACCGCGTGCGCGCCGGTGCCGGCTTCGGCCAGCACGGGCACCGCGACATGGAGATCATCAGCTACGTGCTGGACGGCGCGCTGGCCCACGAGGATTCGCTCGGCAACCGCGCGAGCATCGTGCCCGGCGAAGTGCAGCGCATGAGCGCAGGCACGGGAGTTGTCCACGCCGAGTTCAACCATGACAAGGCCAACACCACGCACTTCCTGCAGATCTGGATCGTGCCGTCGGTCACCGGCGTCGCGCCCTCGTACGAACAGAAGTCCTTTGCGGACAGCGACAAGCGCGGCAGGCTGCGGGTCGTGGTGAGCCCGGATGGGCGCGACGGCTCGGTCACGATCCACCAGGACGCGCTGATGCTGGCCGGGCTGTTCGACGGCGACGAGCACGCGCGCCACGAGTTCGCTGCGGGCCGCCTGGGCTACGTGCATGTGGTCCGCGGGCAGGTCACGGTCAACGGGCAGGCGCTGGTCGCGGGCGACGCACTGCGGCTGCAGGATGAAACCGCGATCACGCTGGACCAGGGGCGCGACGCGGAAGTGCTGGTATTCGACCTGCCGCCGATGCCTTTGCATTGA
- a CDS encoding patatin-like phospholipase family protein encodes MSVFRRAVLLASSVVLAACASTGQVPTAAEVAPMPKPRPVAPVRVGIALGGGAAKGFAHIGVIKMLEASGIQPVVVSGTSAGSVVGALYASGMDAFQMQKTAFALDEASIRDVSLFSGGLVKGQKLQDYVNELVRQRPIERMSKPFAAVATQLETGERTVFVRGNTGQAVRASSSIPGVFEPVVIGSRHFVDGGVVSPVPVDAARQLGADFVIAVDISTKVDGRNPGSLLGNVNQSITIMGQKLGQQEMARADIVIRPRVNDIGAADFEQRNIAILEGERAALAAMPQIRAKLAKLKTAREAAARPRVPAPAKGACKEGRLGRLLGQGCD; translated from the coding sequence ATGTCCGTATTCCGCCGCGCCGTCCTCCTCGCCTCCAGCGTCGTGCTGGCCGCCTGCGCCAGCACCGGGCAGGTGCCGACCGCGGCGGAGGTGGCGCCGATGCCCAAGCCCAGGCCGGTGGCGCCGGTGCGCGTGGGCATCGCGCTGGGCGGCGGCGCGGCCAAGGGCTTCGCGCACATCGGCGTGATCAAGATGCTCGAGGCCAGCGGCATCCAGCCGGTCGTCGTCTCCGGCACCAGCGCCGGCAGCGTGGTCGGCGCGCTCTATGCCAGCGGCATGGACGCCTTCCAGATGCAGAAGACTGCCTTCGCGCTCGATGAAGCGAGCATCCGCGACGTGAGCCTCTTCTCGGGCGGTCTGGTGAAGGGGCAGAAGCTGCAGGATTACGTCAACGAGCTCGTCCGGCAGCGCCCGATCGAGCGCATGAGCAAGCCTTTCGCCGCGGTGGCCACGCAGCTGGAAACCGGCGAACGCACCGTCTTCGTGCGCGGCAATACGGGTCAGGCGGTACGCGCCTCCAGCAGCATCCCCGGCGTGTTCGAGCCGGTGGTGATCGGCAGCCGGCATTTCGTGGACGGCGGCGTGGTCAGCCCGGTGCCGGTCGACGCCGCGCGCCAGCTGGGCGCGGACTTCGTCATTGCCGTGGACATCTCCACCAAGGTCGACGGCCGCAATCCCGGCAGCCTGCTGGGCAACGTGAACCAGTCGATCACGATCATGGGGCAGAAGCTCGGCCAGCAGGAAATGGCGCGCGCCGACATCGTCATCCGGCCCCGGGTCAACGACATCGGCGCGGCCGACTTCGAACAGCGCAACATCGCCATCCTGGAGGGCGAACGTGCCGCGCTGGCGGCGATGCCGCAGATCCGCGCGAAGCTGGCCAAGCTGAAGACGGCGCGCGAGGCGGCCGCCCGCCCGCGCGTCCCGGCACCGGCCAAGGGAGCCTGCAAGGAAGGTCGCCTGGGGCGCCTGCTGGGCCAGGGCTGCGACTGA
- a CDS encoding S41 family peptidase, with the protein MKPRTLTLCLLLCLAPFAHAQQPPPAVPITAAQRATVIEGLATQLQANYVFPDVAGQLAKTLRARNASGAYAAASDSRAFSELLSTDLRRLGKDGHFNVDYDPEFREQPPGKRPLPSKEEIEQGRQQFASRGYGIDSLARLPGNVGYMELRGFGPTELVGEALSAAMTLLSGTDALILDLRRNGGGEPATVAYLMSHFFAPGDERHLNDIYSRTDDTTRQYWTDPSVGPRYTKPVYVLTSKRTFSGGEECAYDFQTQQRGTLVGESTGGGANPGDPYALGAGFVAFIPNGRAINPVTHTNWEHVGVKPDIEVPAAQARQAAHAAILRGLLKEAKDAERRQELEEVLAKVEAGTVDAPVYTPRR; encoded by the coding sequence ATGAAACCGCGCACCCTCACGCTCTGCCTCCTGCTGTGCCTGGCGCCGTTCGCCCACGCGCAGCAGCCGCCGCCCGCCGTGCCGATCACCGCCGCCCAGCGCGCCACCGTGATCGAAGGCCTCGCCACGCAGCTGCAGGCGAACTACGTATTTCCGGACGTCGCCGGGCAACTGGCGAAGACGCTCCGCGCACGCAACGCCAGCGGCGCCTACGCGGCCGCCAGCGACAGCCGGGCCTTCTCGGAGCTGTTGTCCACGGACCTTCGCCGCCTGGGCAAGGACGGCCACTTCAACGTCGACTACGACCCGGAATTCCGCGAGCAGCCGCCGGGCAAGCGCCCCCTGCCCAGCAAGGAGGAAATCGAACAGGGACGCCAGCAGTTCGCCAGCCGCGGCTACGGCATCGACAGCCTCGCGCGCCTGCCGGGCAACGTGGGCTACATGGAACTGCGCGGCTTCGGCCCGACCGAACTGGTAGGCGAAGCGCTGTCGGCCGCGATGACGCTGCTGTCCGGCACCGACGCACTGATCCTCGACCTGCGCCGCAACGGCGGCGGCGAACCGGCGACCGTCGCCTACCTGATGAGCCACTTCTTCGCGCCGGGCGACGAACGCCACCTCAACGACATCTACAGCCGCACCGACGACACCACGCGCCAGTACTGGACCGACCCCAGCGTCGGCCCGCGGTACACGAAACCGGTCTACGTGCTGACCTCCAAGCGCACGTTCTCCGGTGGCGAGGAATGCGCGTACGACTTCCAGACCCAGCAGCGCGGCACGCTCGTCGGCGAATCCACCGGCGGCGGCGCCAATCCCGGCGACCCGTACGCCCTGGGCGCCGGCTTCGTTGCCTTCATCCCCAACGGCCGCGCGATCAACCCGGTCACGCACACCAACTGGGAACACGTGGGCGTCAAGCCGGACATCGAAGTGCCGGCCGCGCAGGCCAGGCAGGCGGCGCATGCGGCGATCCTGCGTGGCCTGCTCAAGGAGGCCAAGGACGCCGAGCGCCGGCAGGAGCTGGAGGAAGTGCTGGCCAAGGTGGAAGCCGGCACGGTCGACGCGCCGGTGTACACGCCCAGGCGGTGA
- a CDS encoding YraN family protein gives MRFPPTPARARGDAVEAFVRRHLLAAGLREVAANAQYRTGELDLVMLDAAGRVPCLVFVEVRFRRDARFGGGAASVDARKRHKLVRAAQAFLQAHPQFRDAACRFDVVEAHGNPAAPQLHWLRDAFRADDA, from the coding sequence ATGCGTTTCCCGCCGACACCCGCACGGGCGCGCGGTGATGCCGTCGAAGCGTTCGTCCGCCGCCACCTGCTGGCGGCGGGCCTGCGCGAGGTGGCCGCCAACGCCCAGTACCGCACCGGCGAACTCGACCTGGTGATGCTGGATGCGGCCGGCCGCGTGCCGTGCCTGGTGTTCGTCGAAGTGCGCTTCCGCCGCGATGCACGCTTCGGGGGCGGCGCGGCGTCCGTCGACGCGCGCAAACGGCACAAGCTCGTCCGCGCCGCGCAGGCCTTCCTGCAGGCCCACCCGCAGTTCCGCGACGCCGCGTGCCGCTTCGACGTCGTCGAGGCCCACGGCAACCCCGCCGCGCCGCAGCTGCACTGGCTGCGTGATGCGTTCCGCGCGGACGATGCCTGA